In Deinococcus maricopensis DSM 21211, one genomic interval encodes:
- a CDS encoding response regulator transcription factor, which produces MRLLLVEDDARLARPIIDTLTEAGYDVTWRADGDAGLHEALLGAYPLIILDVMLPHRDGFSVAHALRDAGSDAGLLFLTARGELPDRVQGLDVGGDAYLVKPFETPELLATLRALARRDARGRAATLTFAAGRGRLDQRARTVTWDGAEASVTAREYALLETLALAPGRWFTREALVDRIWGAEFGGEARIVDVYVRYLRRKLAPEAIASERGRGYRVDA; this is translated from the coding sequence TCGAGGACGACGCCCGCCTCGCGCGCCCCATCATCGATACGCTCACCGAAGCCGGTTACGACGTCACCTGGCGCGCCGACGGTGACGCCGGGCTGCACGAGGCGCTGCTCGGCGCGTACCCGCTGATCATCCTCGACGTCATGCTCCCGCACCGCGACGGCTTCAGCGTCGCCCACGCCCTGCGCGACGCCGGCAGCGACGCCGGCCTGCTGTTCCTCACCGCCCGCGGCGAACTCCCGGACCGCGTCCAGGGCCTCGACGTGGGCGGCGACGCGTACCTCGTGAAACCCTTCGAGACGCCCGAACTGCTCGCCACCCTGCGCGCCCTGGCCCGCCGCGATGCCCGCGGCCGCGCCGCCACCCTCACTTTCGCCGCCGGGCGCGGTCGCCTCGACCAGCGCGCCCGCACCGTCACCTGGGACGGCGCCGAAGCGTCCGTCACCGCCCGCGAGTACGCCCTGCTCGAAACGCTCGCTCTGGCGCCCGGACGCTGGTTCACCCGCGAGGCCCTCGTGGACCGCATCTGGGGCGCCGAGTTCGGCGGCGAGGCGCGCATCGTGGACGTGTACGTTCGCTACCTGCGCCGCAAACTCGCGCCCGAGGCGATCGCCAGCGAACGCGGCCGCGGCTACCGCGTGGACGCATGA
- a CDS encoding HAMP domain-containing sensor histidine kinase translates to MTRRHATLRVRLAALTAAVSLAAVLLVTLALAAVVQRFVQDAQVARLASAASTIRERIETALAYGPLDLNATRGNDIPAEFGVRVTLAGTSLAQTQAFPNGVPEDLTPGAYRVNGQLAYVRTLSSRGALLVLATENRAATDTRAALTRALALTLPVALPLVALFAWLAAGRMLRPIKTLEQAARDIGESGDLTRPVPGAGPHDELARLAATLQTTFAQLAATREREVTFLRAAAHDLRTPLAALRARVTLALARDRDAQRYRADLQEVGTDLARLTRLAEHLLLLARNPSTLTLAPLDLHDLAADAVDTARTHHPDRDIDLTGPGTRARGDRILLTQAVTNLLENAARHAPNAAILVTVGAEGSRTFIRVHDDGPGVPPEVLARLGEAFYRPDAARAGEGHGLGLAIARHVAQLHGGALELHSGVEQGFTATLRLPDAGAPH, encoded by the coding sequence ATGACGCGCCGCCACGCCACCCTCCGCGTCCGCCTCGCAGCCCTCACCGCCGCCGTCAGCCTCGCCGCCGTGCTGCTCGTCACCCTCGCGCTCGCCGCCGTCGTGCAGCGCTTCGTGCAGGACGCGCAGGTCGCGCGCCTCGCCAGCGCCGCCAGCACCATCCGCGAACGCATCGAAACGGCCCTCGCGTACGGCCCGCTCGACCTGAACGCCACGCGCGGCAACGACATTCCCGCCGAGTTCGGCGTGCGCGTCACGCTCGCCGGCACGTCCCTCGCGCAGACGCAGGCGTTCCCGAACGGCGTGCCCGAGGACCTCACGCCCGGCGCGTACCGCGTGAACGGGCAGCTCGCGTACGTCCGCACCCTCAGCAGCCGCGGCGCGCTGCTGGTGCTCGCCACCGAAAACCGCGCCGCCACCGACACCCGCGCGGCCCTCACCCGCGCCCTCGCACTCACGCTGCCCGTCGCACTGCCGCTCGTGGCGCTGTTCGCCTGGCTCGCCGCCGGGCGCATGCTGCGCCCCATCAAGACGCTGGAGCAGGCCGCGCGCGACATCGGCGAGAGCGGCGACCTCACCCGCCCCGTGCCCGGCGCCGGCCCGCACGACGAACTCGCGCGCCTCGCCGCGACCCTCCAGACGACCTTCGCGCAGCTCGCCGCGACCCGCGAACGCGAGGTGACATTCCTGCGCGCCGCCGCGCACGACCTGCGCACGCCCCTCGCCGCGCTGCGCGCCCGCGTGACCCTCGCCCTCGCCCGCGACCGCGACGCGCAGCGGTACCGCGCGGACCTGCAGGAAGTCGGCACGGACCTCGCGCGCCTCACGCGCCTCGCCGAGCACCTCCTGCTGCTCGCCCGCAACCCCAGCACCCTCACCCTCGCGCCGCTGGACCTCCACGACCTCGCCGCCGACGCCGTCGACACTGCCCGCACCCACCACCCGGACCGCGACATCGACCTGACCGGCCCGGGCACGCGTGCGCGCGGGGACCGCATCCTGCTCACGCAGGCCGTCACGAACCTCCTCGAGAACGCCGCGCGCCACGCACCGAACGCCGCCATCCTCGTGACCGTCGGCGCGGAAGGTTCCAGGACGTTCATCCGCGTGCACGACGATGGCCCGGGCGTCCCCCCGGAGGTGCTCGCGCGGCTCGGAGAGGCGTTCTACCGCCCGGACGCCGCGCGCGCCGGCGAAGGGCACGGCCTGGGGCTCGCCATCGCGCGGCACGTCGCGCAGCTGCACGGCGGCGCTCTCGAACTGCACAGCGGGGTCGAGCAGGGCTTCACGGCGACCCTGCGCCTCCCCGACGCCGGCGCGCCCCACTAA